One genomic region from Homalodisca vitripennis isolate AUS2020 chromosome 6, UT_GWSS_2.1, whole genome shotgun sequence encodes:
- the LOC124365592 gene encoding LOW QUALITY PROTEIN: uncharacterized protein LOC124365592 (The sequence of the model RefSeq protein was modified relative to this genomic sequence to represent the inferred CDS: deleted 2 bases in 2 codons) → MISPLSTQEKTTPPKSEPTYPAEGFDYFLEIQNLLISEQYPPGVSENYKKCLKKTVHLYVCRCMNGKLYHNRKKPKEVIMRKDQQEDMLSDIHVKNSFNIENCLAGIHLGVKKMFQQTHMKYFWRGMYTDVVSFVKKCEQSARTPTARAGGCEAECEKDGGGTGGEWKCKCMGHTRRHATVTSTFLTMADPDSRWCCAKAVPASGHPKPTLAEFCVQLVLRCHHKFPESPFSVLFSHNPLAFLTPDDDKENIDGNKPSYHLRHRKPYTGVIQCRQCSCVFTSKISFRIHQRKHLVEAGHRKHLLARKRIPKPKNVMLILQMSTVLSTQPEVQVADSWKERESTVSAVKALLMATKEERRRRGKYHKYTAELQEQMAAYAVTHGNPQAVRYFSERLGTMVSESTIRNLVKVHNAFTPAMKEEIGRFAANYSVESAAKSFSEWLKRDVSQALVRKFKTMYLNKRSDGAKQQKERQLKVNQAKRNDFKQNSDAKFSAGNTTVCYQTTASSSVITSQSNGSFNYHTMQNFPTPVPMSQSAPPPYPMALLKMSAEKTAISNIPLSHQSQQTQTCLIPQHSLLLTQDRSNPLLSHFMATSQPLQQTLLTIIPEKESQKVDESQEMISRHSLQEGFNTGEYTQESIPMVTELLTEHEKEQEMLSKLSSKNSESSEAEETVLTKKPAVKKQVKKKEKCSKKRGTYTAYSPEIRAEIGKYAAEHGSIKACQHFAKILGHDVPESTARGLKEKYLMKKKHCQVTSLGYSQRGRPLRLGKYDEIVQECLKELVRSGEKVSSFLAITTAKQILNKYEPALLEENGGSLKLNTTWAKSFLKRIGVHNNS, encoded by the exons TGCATTTGTATGTTTGCAGGTGCATGAATGGTAAATTGTACCACAACAGAAAA AAACCGAAGGAAGTTATCATGAGGAAGGATCAACAAGAGGATATGCTCTCTGATATCCATGTT aagaattcttttaatattgaaaattgtttggCAGGAATTCACCTGGGTGTGAAGAAAATGTTTCAACAAACA CACATGAAGTACTTCTGGCGAGGAATGTACACTGATGTAGTGAGTTTTGTGAAGAAGTGTGAACAAAGTGCTCGGACCCCCACGGCTAGAGCCGGTGGGTGTGAGGCGGAGTGCGAGAAGGATGGAGGAGGAACGGGAGGAGA GTGGAAGTGCAAATGCATGGGCCATACAAGAAGACATGCAACCGTAACGAGTACATTCCTGACAATGGCTGACCCAGACTCGCGGTGGTGCTGTGCCAAGGCTGTGCCTGCCAGCGGACACCCTAAACCCACCTTGGCAGAGTTTTGTGTTCAGCTCGTTCT GAGGTGTCATCACAAGTTCCCAGAGTCTCCGTTCTCAGTTCTGTTCAGCCATAACCCTCTGGCCTTCCTGACGCCCGATGATGACAAGGAGAACATCGATGGCAACAAACCCAGTTATCACCTCCGCCATAGGAAACCTTACACTGGAGTCATTCAG TGCAGGCAGTGTAGCTGTGTGTTCACATCGAAGATTTCGTTCCGCATCCACCAGCGGAAGCATCTGGTCGAGGCTGGCCACAGGAAACATTTACTGGCGAGGAAGAGAATACCGAAACCGAAGAATG TAATGTTGATTTTGCAGATGTCAACAGTTTTATCAACCCAGCCTGAGGTGCAGGTAGCAGACAGCTGGAAGGAGAGAGAGAGCACAGTCTCAGCTGTGAAGGCGTTGCTGATGGCTACGAAGGAGGAACGCCGCCGACGCGGCAAGTACCACAAGTATACTGCAGAGCTGCAGGAACAGATGGCAGCATATGCGGTCACCCACGGTAACCCCCAGGCAGTGCGCTACTTCTCGGAACGGCTGGGGACCATGGTGAGTGAGAGCACTATCCGCAACCTGGTCAAGGTGCACAACGCGTTCACACCTGCCATGAAGGAGGAGATTGGTCGGTTTGCGGCAAACTACAGTGTGGAGTCTGCGGCCAAATCCTTCTCAGAGTGGCTCAAGCGTGACGTCTCTCAGGCACTGGTTCGGAAGTTCAAGACAATGTACCTGAACAAGAGGTCAGATGGTGCAAAGCAACAGAAGGAACGACAGTTGAAAGTGAATCAGGCAAAGAGGAACGATTTCAAACAGAATAGTGATGCAAAATT TTCGGCTGGTAATACCACAGTGTGCTACCAGACCACTGCCTCATCTTCGGTCATCACTTCTCAGAGCAATGGTTCTTTTAACTACCACACGATGCAGAACTTCCCCACACCAGTGCCTATGTCTCAGTCTGCCCCTCCACCTTATCCAATGGCTCTGTTGAAGATGTCCGCGGAGAAAACTGCCATAAGTAACATCCCCCTTTCACATCAAAGTCAGCAAACCCAAACGTGCCTTATTCCACAGCATTCACTGTTGTTGACTCAGGACAGAAGTAACCCTCTTCTATCACACTTTATGGCGACTTCACAGCCTCTGCAACAAACATTACTGACTATAATTCCCGAAAAAGAATCCCAAAAAGTTGATGAGAGTCAAGAAATGATTAGTAGACATAGTTTACAAGAAGGTTTCAACACTGGTGAGTACACTCAGGAGAGTATTCCGATGGTGACAGAACTACTCACTGAACATGAAAAAGAGCAAGAAATGTTAAGCAAATTAAGCTCGAAAAACTCAGAATCGAGTGAAGCGGAGGAAACAGTATTAACTAAGAAACCGGCAGTAAAAAAACAGGTTAAGAAAAAAGAGAAGTGCTCAAAAAAGCGTGGTACCTACACTGCTTACAGCCCAGAAATAAGAGCCGAGATCGGAAAGTATGCTGCTGAGCATGGTAGTATCAAGGCCTGTCAACATTTTGCAAAAATCTTGGGTCACGATGTTCCGGAGAGTACAGCCAGAGGCCTGAAAGAAAAgtatttaatgaaaaagaaaCATTGTCAGGTAACAAGTTTAGGATACTCACAGAGAGGTCGGCCATTGCGGCTTGGAAAGTATGATGAAATCGTACAAGAGTGTCTTAAAGAACTTGTTCGTTCAGGCGAGAAAGTTTCCTCGTTTTTAGCCATAACGACAGCCAAACAAATTCTTAATAAATACGAACCTGCTTTATTAGAAGAGAATGGAGGTTCATTGAAACTCAACACAACTTGGGCAAAATCATTCCTGAAGAGAATTGGTGTCCATAACAACtcataa